A DNA window from Drosophila virilis strain 15010-1051.87 chromosome 4, Dvir_AGI_RSII-ME, whole genome shotgun sequence contains the following coding sequences:
- the LOC6627394 gene encoding uncharacterized protein, whose translation MSFTLLSNLLTVPIKRVCATHGETFSKGGGGGAGIGVGYAGQLQQVRRHAPICGPPRFPMSTGQKLIFGWGSILIMMILPYWALSQVPRWSAMHNNRPYGDEEEEPPEE comes from the coding sequence ATGAGTTTTACACTGTTGAGCAATCTTTTAACTGTGCCCATTAAACGGGTCTGTGCTACCCACGGCGAAACATTTAGTAAGGGTGGCGGAGGTGGAGCTGGAATTGGAGTTGGCTATGCCGGTCAGCTGCAACAGGTGCGCCGTCATGCGCCTATCTGTGGCCCGCCGCGCTTTCCCATGTCCACGGGTCAGAAGCTGATCTTCGGCTGGGGCTCGATTCTGATAATGATGATACTTCCTTATTGGGCGCTGTCCCAGGTTCCTCGCTGGTCAGCCATGCACAACAATCGTCCCTATGGCGACGAGGAGGAAGAACCACCCGAAGAATAA